One genomic window of Arachis stenosperma cultivar V10309 chromosome 10, arast.V10309.gnm1.PFL2, whole genome shotgun sequence includes the following:
- the LOC130957120 gene encoding uncharacterized protein LOC130957120: MGSFRTKSQIHDFSDEEQASTQALGTTYTVEHPQINGQVEAANRVLLQTMKKKFSDVKGEWANLIPKILWSYNTTIQSATGETLFKLVYGAEAMIPVEVSYPTLRAELYNHNNNTLTRTTELDLADEDREVATIK; encoded by the exons ATGGGGTCATTTCGAACAAAGAGTCAAATCCATGACTTTTCCGACGAAGAGCAAGCTTCTACACAAGCATTGGGAACAACTTATACAG TAGAGCATCCACAGATAAATGGACAAGTAGAAGCTGCTAACCGAGTTTTATTGCAGACTATGAAAAAGAAGTTCAGTGATGTAAAGGGGGAGTGGGCCAACCTCATCCCCAAAATTTTATGGAGCTATAACACAACCATTCAATCAGCTACTGGAGAAACCCTTTTCAAACTGGTTTATGGAGCCGAGGCAATGATACCTGTCGAGGTTAGCTACCCAACTTTAAGAGCCGAGTTATATAATCACAATAATAACacactcacaagaacaacagaGCTAGACCTTGCCGACGAAGACAGGGAGGTGGCAACTATAAAGTAG